CTCTCCGGAGGAAGAAGGAGTCCTCGATCCGGGTGGGGCTGAACCTGGTGGCGGAGGGGAAGGCGGCCTCGTTCCTGAGTGCCGGGAACACCGGCGCCGTCATGGGGGCGGCGCTGGTGGTGCTGAAGAAGATCCGGGGGGTCGACCGCCCGGGGCTCGCGGCGACGATCCCCACGCCGACCGGTCCGATCGTCCTGATCGACGCCGGGGCGAACGTCGACTGCAAGCCGGCGACCCTGGTCCAGTTCGGCTGCATGGGGGAGACCTATGCGAGGAAGATCCTGGGGATCCAGAGGCCCAGGGTCGGCCTGCTGAGCATCGGCGAGGAGGATTCGAAGGGGACCGACCTCACCCGCGAGACCTCGGTCCTGTTCCGGAAGACCGGGCTCTCGTACGTGGGGAATGTCGAGGGGCGCGACTTTTTCGCCGACCGGGCCGACGTCTTCGTCTGCGACGGGTTCGTGGGGAACGTCGCCCTGAAGACGATGGAGGGGATGGCGGTCGCCCTGGGCCATTTCCTGAAGGAGGAGATCCTGAAGTCTCCGCTCGCGAAAGTCGGCGCCCTGCTCGCCGGGAAGGCCATCCGGGGGGTGCGCGACCGGCTCGACTATGCCGAGCATGGAGGGGCACCGCTGCTGGGAGTCCGCGGCGGGGTGGTGGTCTGCCACGGCTCCTCGGACGCCCGGGCGATGAAGAACGCGATCCGGGGCGCGGGGTCGATGCACACCTTCGGAGTGGAGGAGGAGATCGCCCGTTCGATCGCCGGGAACGGGCACGAACAGGTAGGCTGAGCCGGGCAGGGGGGGGAAATCGTGGGATCGAAGATCATCGGGGTGGGGATGCACGCCCCGCCGAAAAAACTGACGAACGAAGACCTCGAGAAGATCATCGACACGTCCGACAGCTGGATCATCGAGCGGACGGGGATCAAGGTCCGCCGGATCGCGGAGCCGGGCGCGGCGACGTCGGACCTCTGCGTGGAGGCGGCGCGCCATGCGCTCGAGGACGCGGGGGTCGGGGCGGAGGAGCTCGATTTCATCCTGGTGGGAACCTGCACGCCGGACATGCCGCTCCCCTCGGTTGCCTGTTTCACGCAGATGAAGATCGGCGCACGGAAGGCCTTCGCGGTCGACCTGAACGCCGCCTGCTCGGGATTCCTCTACGCGCTCACCACGGGCGATGCGCTGATCCGGGCGGGTCAGGGGAAGACGGGGCTCGTCGTGGGCGGCGAAATCCTGTCTACGGTCACCGACTACACGGACCGGGGTACCTGCATCCTCTTCGGCGACGGCGCGGGGGCGGTCGTTCTCTCGGAATGTCCGGACGGCGAGGGGATCCTCTCCTGCCATCTCCACTCCGACGGAACTCTCTGGGAGCTGATCCACGCCCCCGGTGGGGGGACGGTGCACCCGTACTCGCCGGAGGTCGATGAGAAGTGGATGCACGCCATCCGGATGTCGGGGAACGAAGTCTACAAGCACGCGGTGACGCGGCTGGTGGAGGTTTCCCAGGAGGCGCTGCGTCACAACGGCGTGGACATATCGGAGGTCTCCCTGTTCGTGCCGCACCAGGCGAACAAGCGGATCTTGGACGGCGTCGCGAAGCGCCTCGGCATCTCCGAGGAGAAGGTGTTCGTGAACGTGTCGGAGTACGGGAACACCTCGGCCGCCTCGATCCCGATCGCGCTGGCGGAGGCAAAGCAGCAGGGACGGCTCCGCGAGGGAGACCTTCTCCTGATGGCCGCGTTCGGCGGAGGACTCACCTGGGGCTCCGCCCTCGTGCGGATGTAGGAACAGGGCTTCGGAGAACAAAAGGATATCGCGCATGGGCGACCGCCCCGCCATCGGACTGCTCTTCCCCGGCCAGGCCTCCCAGTTCCCGGGAATGGGTAAGGAGCTGCACGACGCCTACCCGGCCGCCCGGCAGGTCTTCGAGGAGGCCTCCGCCGCGCTGGGGCAGGATATCGCGGCGCTCTGCTTCCGGGGCACGGAGGAGGAGCTGCGCCTCACGGAGAACACCCAGCCCTGCATCTTCACGGTGAGCGTCGCCGCCTTCCGGGTGCTCGAGCGGGAGGCCGGGATCGAGCCGCTCTGCGCCGCCGGCCACTCGCTGGGCGAATACTCCGCGCTGGTCGCCTCGGGGGCGATGCCGCTCGCGGAAGGGGTGCGGATCCTTCGGAACCGGGGGCGGTACATGCAGGGGGCGGTGCCGGTCGGGAGGGGGGCGATGGCGGCGCTGATGGGGCTGTCGCTGGAGGCGGTCGAGACGGTCTGCCGGGAGTCGTCCGCCCACGGGGTGGTCGAGCCGGCGAACCTGAACGGGGGAGATCAGATCGTGATCTCCGGAAGCGCGGAAGGGGTGGCCGCCGCCTGCCAGGCGGCCAGGGCCGCCGGGGCGAAGCGGGCCGTGCTCCTCCCGGTGAGCGCCCCGTTCCACTGCTCCCTCATGAAGCCGGCGGCCGACCGTCTCTCCCCGGAGCTGGCCGCGATATCCTGGAGCGCGCTTCGGTTCCCGGTCGTCGCGAACGCCAGCGGATCCTCCTACCCCTCGGAGCGGGAGGCGGCCGGGATCCTGGTGCGCCAGATCGTCTCCCCCGTCCGCTGGGAGGAATGCGTCCGCCGGATGCGCGCGATGGGGGCGAAGGCCTTCCTGGAGGTCGGCCCGGGGAAGGTCCTCTCGGGGCTGCTTAGACGGATCGACCGGGAGGCCCCGGCGGCCGCCTTCTGCGCGCCTCAGGAACTGGAGGCCGTCCGCGCGCTGGCGGGCGGTTTTTTTCTCTTGTAGGTTCCGGCACGGCAGGGGTAGAACCATCGGAAAGGGGGAACGGGATGGGACTTTCCGGCAAGGTTGCGCTGGTGACCGGCGCGTCGCGCGGAATCGGTCGTGCGGTCGCCGAACGGCTGGCCGCGGAGGGAGCCCACGTCGTTCTCAACTTCGCGAGCCGGGAGGATGCGGCCCGGGAGGTTCTCGGGGGGATCGAACAGGCCGGGGGAACCGGGTCGCTGGAGCGGTTCGACGTGGGGGATGCCGGACAGGTCGACGGGGCGGTCAAAAGGATCCTCGTGGAGCGGGGCCGGATCGACATCCTGGTGAACAATGCCGGGATCACCCGGGACAACCTCCTGATGCGCCTCACGGAGGCCGACTTCGACGAGGTGGTCCGGATCAACCTGAAGGGGACCTTTCTCGTCACGAAGGCGGTCTCCCGGCAGATGGTCCGGCAGAAGGGGGGAAGGATCGTCATCGTGAGCTCCGTCGTGGGGGAGATGGGGAACGCGGGGCAGTCGATCTATTCCGCGACGAAGGCCGGGCTGATCGGTTTTTCCAAGTCGCTGGCGCGGGAGCTGGCCTCCCGGGGGATCACGGTGAACGCGATCACCCCGGGGTTCATCACGACCGACATGACGGAGGGTCTTCCGGAGGCGGCGAGGAAGGTGTTCCTGGAGCAGATCCCACTGGGGCGGTTCGGCGCCCCCGGGGAAGTGGCCGGCCTGGTGGCCTTCCTGGCCTCCGAGGAGGCGGGGTACGTCACGGGCCAGGTGATCGGGATCAACGGCGGACTCTACATGTGAGGGTATACTACACGAAGAGGGAGGAAGAGCGATGTCGGTCGAAAAGCGGGTGAAGGAGATCGTGGCGGAGCAGCTGGGGAAGGACGAGGCCGAGGTGAAGAGCGAGTCGTCGTTCATCGACGACCTCGGGGCCGATTCTCTCGACATCGTGGAGCTGGTGATGGCGATGGAGGACGAGTTCGGCATCGAGATCCCGGACGAGGAAGCCGAGAAGATCAAGACGGTCAAGGACGTGGTGGAGTACATCAAGACGCACGCGAAATAGCGCTGCCGGCGGAGGAAAGGAACGCCGGTCGGGCTGCACGGAGGTTGCGGATGCGCAGGGTTGTCGTCACGGGGTTGGGAATGGTCACGCCGCTGGGCGTCGGCACGGGGCCGACGTGGGAGGCGATCCTCGCCGGGAAATCGGGGGTCGGTCCGATCACGAGGTTCGACGCCTCGCAGTTCCCGACCACGATCGCCGCGGAGATCAAGGGGTTCGTCCCCGAGGACTTCGTCGACCGCAAGGAGATCAAGCGGATGGATCGCTTCATCCACCTGGCGATGGCGTCCGCGCATCTGGCCATGGAGGACGCCGGGCTTTCCATCGACGGGGAGCTGGCTCCCAGGGCCGGCGTCTTCATGGGAAGCGGTCTCGGCGGGCTCTCGACGCTCGAGCGGTACCACCAGGCCTACCTCGAGGAGGGGGTGCGAAAAATCAGCCCCTTCTTCATCCCGATGCTGATCTCCAACCTTGCCCCTGGGCACATCGCGATCAGGTACGGCGCCAAGGGGCCGAACATCACGACCACCACCGCCTGCGCCGCCTCCAGCCATGCCGTCGGGGAGGCGCTCATGACGATCCGGCGGGGGGTCTGCGACGTGGTGATCGCCGGAGGATCCGAGGCGACGATCACTCCGATGGGGCTGGGGGGGTTCTGCGCCATGAAGGCCCTTTCCTCCCGCAACGGCGAGCCGGAGAAGGCCTCGCGTCCCTTCGACAAGGACCGGGACGGCTTCGTCATGGGGGAGGGGGCGGCGATCCTGATCCTGGAGGAGCTCGAGTTCGCCCGGAAACGGGGGGCGAAGATCTACGCCGAGCTCTCCGGCTACGGTGCCTCGGGGGACGCGCACCATGTCACGGCCCCGCCGCCGGGCGGGGAGGGGGCCGTCCGGTGCATGCGGGCGGCGCTCGAGGATGCGCGGGTGAGGGCGGAGGAGGTCGAGTATATCAACGCCCACGGCACCTCCACTCCGTACAACGACCAGTTCGAGACGATGGCGATCAAGACGGTGTTCGGGGAGCGTGCGCGAAACCTCATGGTGAGCTCCACGAAGTCGATGACGGGACACCTGCTGGGGGCCGCCGGCGCGATCGAGGGGGCCTTCTGCGTGCTCGCGCTGCGCGACGGGGTGATCCCTCCCACGATCAACTACACCACGCCCGATCCGGAGTGCGACCTGGACTACGTTCCCAACGCGGCCCGGAGGAAGGAGATCCGGTACGCCCTGTCGAACTCCTTCGGGTTCGGCGGCACGAACTCCTGCCTTCTCTTCGGGCGGTTTTCCGGGTAGCCGCATGACGAAGGACCTCTACCCCGTCGCCGTAGCCTCCGACCATGCGGGGGTGGAGATGAAGGCGGGGATCCTGCGGGAGCTGGCGGAGTCGGGCTACCCGGTCGAGGACCTGGGTCCCGGAGACGGGTGCGCCGTGGACTACCCGGATTACGGGGAGGCGGTCGCGGAGCGGGTCGCCTCGGGGGCGGTCCGGCTGGGAATCCTGGTCTGCGGAACCGGGGTCGGGATGTCGATCGCCGCGAACAAGGTCCCCGGGGTGCGAGCCGCCCTCCTCTACGACGACACGACCGCCCGGTATGCGCGCCGGCACAACGACGCGAACGTGGTGGTCTTCGGGGCGAGGACCATGCGGCCCGAGGAGGTCCTGTCGCGGCTCCGCCTGTTTCTTTCTGAGACGTTCGACGGGGGGCGCCACGAGGGTCGGCTTTCCAAGATCCGCAGCATAGAGCAACGCCGGGGAGCGCCGGCCGTGGAAGGAGCCATCGGATGTCCCACCTGAAGGCGGTCGATCCCGAGATCTACGAGGCGATCCGGAAGGAGACGGAGCGCCAGGCCCACACGCTGGAGCTGATCGCCTCCGAGAACTTCGTGAGCGAGGCGGTGCTGGAGGCCACCGGCTCCGTGCTGACGAACAAGTATGCCGAGGGGTACCCCGGGAAGCGGTACTACGGCGGCTGCGAGTTCGTCGACCGGGCCGAGTCGCTGGCGATCGAGCGGGCGAAGCAGATCTTCGGGGCCGAGCATGCGAACGTCCAGCCCCACTCCGGCTCCCAGGCGAACATGGCGGTCTACCTCTCCGTGATGAGCCCCGGCGACACGATGCTGGGGATGAACCTCTCCCACGGGGGGCACCTGACCCACGGCAGCCCGGTGAACTTCTCCGGGAAGCTTTTCCAGGTGGTGGCCTACGGGGTCCGGCCGGACACCGAGAGGATCGATTTCGACCAGGTCCGGGAACTCGCGCTCAAGCACCGCCCGAAGCTGATCGTCGTGGGAGCCTCCGCCTACCCGAGGATCATCGACTTCAAGCCCTTCCGGGAGATCGCCGACGAGTCCGGCGCGATGGTGATGGCCGACATCGCCCACGTGGCGGGGCTGGTGGCGGTCGGGCTGCACCCGAACCCGGTTCCCTACTGCGAGTTCGTCACCACCACGACGCACAAGACGCTGCGGGGTCCCCGGGCCGGGATGATCCTCTGCCGGGAGGAGATGGCGAAGAAGCTCAACTCCTCGATCTTTCCGGGGATCCAGGGCGGACCGCTCATGCATGTCATCGCCGCCAAGGCGGTGGCGCTGAAGGAGGCGATGACGCCGGAGTTCCGGGAGTACCAGAGGCAGATCCTCGCGAACGCCGCGGCGATGGCCCGGGCGATCGCGGCCCGGGGGTTCCGGCTGGTCTCCGGCGGGACCGACAACCACCTGATGCTGGTGAACCTGAAAGAAACCCCGCTGACCGGAAAAGAGGGGGAGGAGGCGCTGGAGCGGGTCGGGATCACGGTGAACAAGAACACCGTCCCCTTCGAGACGAGGAGCCCCTTCATCACGAGCGGGGTCCGGATCGGCACCCCCGCGGTGACCACCCGCGGGATGAAGGAGCCGGAGATGGAGCGGATCGGCGCGATGATCGCGGAGATCCTCTCCTCCCCCGGGGACGCCGCGACGGAGAAGCGGGTCGCCTCCGAGGTCCGGACGCTCTGCGAGCGGTTCCCGCTCTACCCGGAACGGCTGGCTTCCCCCGCCGGGAGGTAGAACGATGCAGACGGGTCCCCGGGTCCGCCCCGACTGGGACACCTACTTCATGGAGATGGCGAGGCTCGCCTCCCTGCGCTCCTCCTGCCTTCGACGCGCGGTCGGCGCGGTGCTGGTCCGGGACAAGCGGCTGCTGGCCACCGGGTACAACGGCGTCCCCTCCGGCGTCACCCACTGCGAGGAGACCGGCTGTCTCCGGGAGAAGCTGGGCGTTCCCTCCGGGGAGCGGCACGAGCTCTGCCGGGGGCTGCACGCCGAGCAGAACGCCATCATCCAGGCCGCGCTCCACGGGGTGTCCACGAAGGGGGCGGTCCTCTACTGCACGAACCTTCCCTGCATCATCTGCGCGAAGATGCTGATCAACTCCGGGGTCCGGAAGATCTACTACCTCGACGGCTACTGCGACACGCTCACCGAGCAGATGCTCTCCGAGGTCGGCCTCGACCTCGTCCGGGTGGAGAGGAGCTCCCCGTGAAGTGCCCCCGGTGCGGCCACGCGGACAACAAGGTGGTCGACTCCCGGGTGGGCAAGGAGGGGGACGTGATCCGGAGGCGGCGGGAGTGCCTCTCCTGCCAGCGGAGGTTCACCACCTACGAGCGGATCGAGGAGGAGCGTCCGCTGGTCGTGAAGCGGGACGGCCGGCGGGAGCCCTTCGACCGGCAGAAGATCCTCTCGGGGATCCTGAAGGCCTGCGAGAAGCGGCCGGTGAGCTACGCCACGATCGAGCGGGTGGTGGATGGACTGGAGGCCGGATTCCAGGCCTCCGGGGAAAAGGAGATCTCCTCGATCCAGATCGGGGAGCGGGTGATGGCGGCGCTCCTCTCGCTCGACGACGTGGCCTACGTCCGGTTCGCCTCCGTCTACCGCCAGTTCAAGGACATCAGTCAGTTCGTGGAGGAGATCAAGACGCTGATCTCGGAGTCTCCCGAACGCCCGCCGAAGCCGTAGCCGGATGGATTTCCCACGCCCCGAGTTCATGCGGCTCGCCCTCCGGCTGGCCCGGAAGGGGATCCCCCGGACTTCGCCGAACCCCGCCGTCGGGGCCGTCCTCGTGGGCGGAGGGAAGGTCGTGGGATCGGGATACCACCGGTCCGCCGGGATGCCCCACGCGGAGATCGAGGCGATCCGCGACGCCGGACGCCGGGCCCGCGGGGCCGACCTGTACGTCACCCTCGAGCCGTGCGCCCACACCGGGAGAACCGGCCCCTGCACGGAGGCGATCGCGGCGGCCGGGATCCGGAGGGTCGCCTCGGCGATGGAGGACCCGAACCCGCTCGTGCGGGGGAAGGGGTTCCGAGGGCTTCGGAAGGCCGGGATCCTCGTCCACTCCGGATTGCTCGAGCGCGAGGCGCGCTTCCTGAACGAGCCCTTCTGTCGCTGGATCGTCGCCGGCCGCCCCTTCGTGACGCTGAAGCTTGCCCTTTCCCTGGACGGGCAGATCGCCGCCGCGTCGGGGGGCTCCCGCTGGATCACGGGGGAAAAGGCGAGGAGGATGGTCCACCGGATGCGGGCCAAGAGCGACGCCGTCCTGGTCGGGGGAAAGACCTTCCGGGCGGACGACCCGCTGCTGACCGCCCGGGTGCCGGGGGCCCGGGACCCGGTGCGGGTGGTGCTGACCTCGGATCTTTCCGGCGCGGCGCGGAGCCGGATGATGCGGGAACGGGGGAGAGGCACCCTCTTCGTATGCCCCAAGGGGGTTCCCGCGCGGTCGGTCGACCGCCTGCGGGAGGGCGGCGCGCGGGTGCTCCTGCTTCCTTCCCGCAACGGGCGCGTCGGCGCGGGGGTTTTCCTTGCGGCGCTGGGGCGGGAAGGGATAACCTCGTTGTTGGTGGAAGGTGGGGGGGAGACGGCCGGATGGCTCGTGTCGGCCGGCGCCGTGGACCGGTTCGTCCTCTTCGTCGCCCCCCTGCTGTTGGGGGAAGGGGTCCGGTCGCTCGCCGGTTTCGCCGCCGCCGCTCCAGGGAAGGGGAAGCGGCTCTCGTTTACATCGGTGCGCCGGGTGGGGGAGGACCTCATGATCACGGCGGAGCCTGCGAGGCGTCCGAAAGGCGCAACGGCCCGGAAACGGGCGAGAAAGGTCGGAGGATAGATGTTCTCGGGGATCGTGGAGGATGTGGGCACCGTCGTATCCCTGACCCGGCGGGCGGGAGGAGCCCTGCTGCGGGTGGCGACGGCGCTTCCCCTTTCCGAGGTCCGGATCGGGGACTCCGTCGCCGTATCCGGCGCCTGCATCACGGTGACCGGGAAGGAGGGGAAGGAGTTCACCGCGAATCTCTCCGCGGAGACCCTCTCCCGCACGACCTTCGGCACGTACCGGACCGGTACCCGGGTGAACCTCGAGCGGTCGCTCTCCCTTTCCGCCCGGCTGGACGGGCACCTGGTCTACGGCCATGTCGACGGGACCGGAACGGTGCGCGAAATCCGCCTTGAGGGCGATTCGCGGGTATTCCATATCCAGGCCGATCCTTCTATAATGAAATTCGTGGTATACAAAGGCGCGGTGGCCGTGGACGGCGTCAGCCTCACGGTCAGTTCCGTCCGAACGGACGGGTTCGAGGTCGCCCTGATTCCCCTGACTCTGGGGCGGACGACATGGGGGGGCATGCGCCCCGGGGGTCCGGTCAACGTGGAAACCGACATCGTCGGGAAATATGTCCTGCGGTTTCTCGAGGGCCTTGGGGACGGCGTGTCCAGGGATTTCCTGAAAAAACATGGATTCGCGTAGGAAAGGGAAGAGGAGCATGCCGCTGGCGGCCATCGAGGAAGCGCTCGGAGAGATCCGCGCGGGGAGGATGATCATCCTCGTCGACGACGAGGACCGGGAGAACGAGGGCGATCTGATGATCGCGGCGGAGCACATCGCTCCCGAGGCGATCAACTTCATGACCCGGTACGGGCGGGGGCTTGTCTGCCTGAGCATCACCGAGGAGAGGGCGAGGCAGCTCCAGCTCCCCCAGATGGTGCACGA
The nucleotide sequence above comes from Deltaproteobacteria bacterium GWC2_65_14. Encoded proteins:
- a CDS encoding phosphate acyltransferase, whose amino-acid sequence is MKIVVDAMGGDRAPREVVRGAVLAAREYDLRIVLVGVEAQVREELRSAGSTDERIELVHAPEVVGMDDAPGVALRRKKESSIRVGLNLVAEGKAASFLSAGNTGAVMGAALVVLKKIRGVDRPGLAATIPTPTGPIVLIDAGANVDCKPATLVQFGCMGETYARKILGIQRPRVGLLSIGEEDSKGTDLTRETSVLFRKTGLSYVGNVEGRDFFADRADVFVCDGFVGNVALKTMEGMAVALGHFLKEEILKSPLAKVGALLAGKAIRGVRDRLDYAEHGGAPLLGVRGGVVVCHGSSDARAMKNAIRGAGSMHTFGVEEEIARSIAGNGHEQVG
- a CDS encoding 3-oxoacyl-ACP synthase; the encoded protein is MVGSKIIGVGMHAPPKKLTNEDLEKIIDTSDSWIIERTGIKVRRIAEPGAATSDLCVEAARHALEDAGVGAEELDFILVGTCTPDMPLPSVACFTQMKIGARKAFAVDLNAACSGFLYALTTGDALIRAGQGKTGLVVGGEILSTVTDYTDRGTCILFGDGAGAVVLSECPDGEGILSCHLHSDGTLWELIHAPGGGTVHPYSPEVDEKWMHAIRMSGNEVYKHAVTRLVEVSQEALRHNGVDISEVSLFVPHQANKRILDGVAKRLGISEEKVFVNVSEYGNTSAASIPIALAEAKQQGRLREGDLLLMAAFGGGLTWGSALVRM
- a CDS encoding [acyl-carrier-protein] S-malonyltransferase; the encoded protein is MGDRPAIGLLFPGQASQFPGMGKELHDAYPAARQVFEEASAALGQDIAALCFRGTEEELRLTENTQPCIFTVSVAAFRVLEREAGIEPLCAAGHSLGEYSALVASGAMPLAEGVRILRNRGRYMQGAVPVGRGAMAALMGLSLEAVETVCRESSAHGVVEPANLNGGDQIVISGSAEGVAAACQAARAAGAKRAVLLPVSAPFHCSLMKPAADRLSPELAAISWSALRFPVVANASGSSYPSEREAAGILVRQIVSPVRWEECVRRMRAMGAKAFLEVGPGKVLSGLLRRIDREAPAAAFCAPQELEAVRALAGGFFLL
- a CDS encoding 3-oxoacyl-[acyl-carrier-protein] reductase, which translates into the protein MGLSGKVALVTGASRGIGRAVAERLAAEGAHVVLNFASREDAAREVLGGIEQAGGTGSLERFDVGDAGQVDGAVKRILVERGRIDILVNNAGITRDNLLMRLTEADFDEVVRINLKGTFLVTKAVSRQMVRQKGGRIVIVSSVVGEMGNAGQSIYSATKAGLIGFSKSLARELASRGITVNAITPGFITTDMTEGLPEAARKVFLEQIPLGRFGAPGEVAGLVAFLASEEAGYVTGQVIGINGGLYM
- a CDS encoding acyl carrier protein, yielding MSVEKRVKEIVAEQLGKDEAEVKSESSFIDDLGADSLDIVELVMAMEDEFGIEIPDEEAEKIKTVKDVVEYIKTHAK
- a CDS encoding beta-ketoacyl-[acyl-carrier-protein] synthase II, whose amino-acid sequence is MRRVVVTGLGMVTPLGVGTGPTWEAILAGKSGVGPITRFDASQFPTTIAAEIKGFVPEDFVDRKEIKRMDRFIHLAMASAHLAMEDAGLSIDGELAPRAGVFMGSGLGGLSTLERYHQAYLEEGVRKISPFFIPMLISNLAPGHIAIRYGAKGPNITTTTACAASSHAVGEALMTIRRGVCDVVIAGGSEATITPMGLGGFCAMKALSSRNGEPEKASRPFDKDRDGFVMGEGAAILILEELEFARKRGAKIYAELSGYGASGDAHHVTAPPPGGEGAVRCMRAALEDARVRAEEVEYINAHGTSTPYNDQFETMAIKTVFGERARNLMVSSTKSMTGHLLGAAGAIEGAFCVLALRDGVIPPTINYTTPDPECDLDYVPNAARRKEIRYALSNSFGFGGTNSCLLFGRFSG
- the glyA gene encoding serine hydroxymethyltransferase (catalyzes the reaction of glycine with 5,10-methylenetetrahydrofolate to form L-serine and tetrahydrofolate), whose product is MSHLKAVDPEIYEAIRKETERQAHTLELIASENFVSEAVLEATGSVLTNKYAEGYPGKRYYGGCEFVDRAESLAIERAKQIFGAEHANVQPHSGSQANMAVYLSVMSPGDTMLGMNLSHGGHLTHGSPVNFSGKLFQVVAYGVRPDTERIDFDQVRELALKHRPKLIVVGASAYPRIIDFKPFREIADESGAMVMADIAHVAGLVAVGLHPNPVPYCEFVTTTTHKTLRGPRAGMILCREEMAKKLNSSIFPGIQGGPLMHVIAAKAVALKEAMTPEFREYQRQILANAAAMARAIAARGFRLVSGGTDNHLMLVNLKETPLTGKEGEEALERVGITVNKNTVPFETRSPFITSGVRIGTPAVTTRGMKEPEMERIGAMIAEILSSPGDAATEKRVASEVRTLCERFPLYPERLASPAGR
- a CDS encoding cytidine deaminase, with amino-acid sequence MQTGPRVRPDWDTYFMEMARLASLRSSCLRRAVGAVLVRDKRLLATGYNGVPSGVTHCEETGCLREKLGVPSGERHELCRGLHAEQNAIIQAALHGVSTKGAVLYCTNLPCIICAKMLINSGVRKIYYLDGYCDTLTEQMLSEVGLDLVRVERSSP
- a CDS encoding transcriptional regulator NrdR, whose translation is MKCPRCGHADNKVVDSRVGKEGDVIRRRRECLSCQRRFTTYERIEEERPLVVKRDGRREPFDRQKILSGILKACEKRPVSYATIERVVDGLEAGFQASGEKEISSIQIGERVMAALLSLDDVAYVRFASVYRQFKDISQFVEEIKTLISESPERPPKP
- a CDS encoding riboflavin biosynthesis protein RibD, whose amino-acid sequence is MDFPRPEFMRLALRLARKGIPRTSPNPAVGAVLVGGGKVVGSGYHRSAGMPHAEIEAIRDAGRRARGADLYVTLEPCAHTGRTGPCTEAIAAAGIRRVASAMEDPNPLVRGKGFRGLRKAGILVHSGLLEREARFLNEPFCRWIVAGRPFVTLKLALSLDGQIAAASGGSRWITGEKARRMVHRMRAKSDAVLVGGKTFRADDPLLTARVPGARDPVRVVLTSDLSGAARSRMMRERGRGTLFVCPKGVPARSVDRLREGGARVLLLPSRNGRVGAGVFLAALGREGITSLLVEGGGETAGWLVSAGAVDRFVLFVAPLLLGEGVRSLAGFAAAAPGKGKRLSFTSVRRVGEDLMITAEPARRPKGATARKRARKVGG
- a CDS encoding riboflavin synthase subunit alpha, yielding MFSGIVEDVGTVVSLTRRAGGALLRVATALPLSEVRIGDSVAVSGACITVTGKEGKEFTANLSAETLSRTTFGTYRTGTRVNLERSLSLSARLDGHLVYGHVDGTGTVREIRLEGDSRVFHIQADPSIMKFVVYKGAVAVDGVSLTVSSVRTDGFEVALIPLTLGRTTWGGMRPGGPVNVETDIVGKYVLRFLEGLGDGVSRDFLKKHGFA